Proteins encoded together in one Osmerus eperlanus chromosome 20, fOsmEpe2.1, whole genome shotgun sequence window:
- the sall3b gene encoding sal-like protein 3b isoform X1 codes for MRKSDMRHTGISCVLRRWIKQDQVAENMSRRKQPKPQHLSSDEDPFQTGVSENALLDPLVEVEEGGGRPAAHRGGDTHICEKCCAEFFTWTELWAHQSGCEEPLVLIMKEHQGTPGPEDLHAGAPPDPSSTPSDPADLASTDEGFQGVENSYDSLDTLEEREEEENMEQDLQPQEGDKQQASSPQSPRSIQSASPGVSAAGSCGVPTTNVTLEILQSTRVAVAQFSQGIHTGRGGGKATTAAISAILEHLQALQQQQVLQLQLIEQVRSHVSDMNRQPTQTALDPVTRALPLTPNSFPSRHPSILAPSVIPSSGMMPSAINGQASVSLASVLERSHALSSHTAYGQSIFRDGARTSTSSETPVAPSSSCSDVSIILPPYTGAYSGVKCGQTLISSSPLSQGDALQGSLSSSLPLLPQSPPSTVIFPNPLARIAATANAFEPLAILMKQGRAKPPSVSLFDTKPCREEQFFKHKCRFCSKVFGSDSALQIHLRSHTGERPFKCNICGNRFSTKGNLKVHFQRHKDKYPHVQMNPYPVPEYLDSVPTSQGVPYGMSFPQEKNGSLWLDSKPVVATVTTSMGLQLPSSLSAGGNWTDSVSVTPSIKSPHASASCKHASLSPAASHEVPIPPPSESPCSKDEGESHDATKAEEVHLPQNCSASHALNSVSMATSTAPSKTAPTPEPSAPASPYTYDPSPLSLPTDHFKVGFPFGGLLVSMETSETSKLQKLVENIDKTDANQCVLCHRILSCQSALKMHYRVHTGERPFRCKVCGRTFTTKGNLKTHVGAHRASPPLRMQHSCPICQKKFTNAVVLQQHIRMHMAGQIPDSSHADGLQGTGSAELSVNEINTDGFSSQETDFTDGNSMEDDEEEEDEMEENTEEGVDPFKALSSLASSPPKSSAVVSNIAALENQMKIIDSTSGLNHTFGMKGFLDSDCFTTNSSYTPIPFIMREAENLSKTVSKCSRSVAASASPGQSISEGNLSSSSEDTLTESRDVAVSVKNENSGSSSQDQTGTQPNQPSINEDSPYSMMFQNRERAPHQNIPSLVSSTAPNPAGTELNGHGRPAVLSERRQHSFGLPVLAAKSCVGPSGMMALLTPAPAQPRRTPKQHNCNMCGKNFSSASALQIHERTHTGEKPFGCSVCGRAFTTKGNLKVHMGTHMWNNSPVRRGRRLSVENPMALLGGDAVKFGEMFQKDLAARAMNADAGFWNRYAAAITNSLTLKNNGMSVVQNEGITQLHAMTAGMESMKAGGSPPLSSLGNTGRNMGVNTHFSMLVDDSKNIGIN; via the exons ATGAGAAAGAGTGATATGCGACACACTGGGATTTCATGTGTTCTCAGGCGTTGGATAAAG CAGGATCAAGTCGCAGAGAACATGTCCCGCCGCAAGCAACCAAAGCCACAACACCTCTCGTCTGACGAAGATCCATTCCAGACTGGAGTCTCAGAAAATG CTCTGCTGGATCctctggtggaggtggaggagggtggggggaggccgGCGGCCCACCGCGGAGGGGACACCCACATCTGTGAGAAGTGCTGCGCCGAGTTCTTCACCTGGACTGAGCTGTGGGCCCATCAGAGCGGCTGTGAGGAACCCCTGGTGCTCATCATGAAGGAACACCAGGGGACTCCAGGACCTGAGGACCTCCACGCAGGAGCCCCCCCAGaccccagctccacccccagcGACCCGGCAGATTTGGCCTCCACAGACGAGGGGTTTCAGGGAGTGGAGAACAGCTATGACAGCCTGGACAcgttggaagagagggaggaggaggagaacatggaGCAGGACCTGCAGCCCCAGGAGGGAGATAAACAGCAGGCCTCCAGCCCTCAGTCTCCACGCTCCATACAGTCAGCTTCCCCTGGCGTGTCGGCCGCAGGCAGCTGCGGTGTTCCCACCACTAACGTGACCCTGGAGATCCTCCAGAGCACCAGGGTGGCCGTGGCCCAGTTCTCCCAGGGCATCCAcacaggcagggggggagggaaagccACCACAGCTGCCATCTCTGCCATCCTGGAGCATCTCCAGGCTCTGCAGCAGCAACAGGTCCTCCAGCTGCAGCTGATTGAGCAGGTACGCAGCCATGTATCTGACATGAACAGACAGCCCACACAAACAGCACTAGACCCGGTAACCAGGGCCCTGCCCTTAACCCCCAACTCTTTCCCTTcccgtcatccctccatcctcgccCCCTCCGTCATCCCATCGTCGGGGATGATGCCCTCAGCCATCAACGGACAAGCCTCTGTTTCTCTGGCGTCTGTGCTGGAAAGGTCACATGCGCTCTCCTCGCACACCGCATACGGTCAGTCGATTTTCAGAGACGGCGCTCGAACTTCGACCTCCTCCGAGACCCCCGTAGCTCCCTCGTCCAGCTGCAGTGACGTTTCCATAATCCTGCCTCCTTACACAGGGGCCTACTCTGGTGTGAAGTGTGGCCAGACGCTGATCTCCTCCAGCCCGCTCTCCCAGGGAGACGCCCTCCAGGGCTCCTTGTCATCCAGCCTGCCACTCCTACCTCAGAGTCCTCCCAGTACCGTCATCTTCCCCAACCCCCTGGCCAGGATCGCTGCCACGGCCAACGCGTTCGAACCCCTCGCCATCCTCATGAAGCAGGGGAGGGCCAAGCCGCCCAGTGTGTCTCTGTTCGACACCAAGCCCTGTCGCGAGGAGCAGTTCTTCAAGCACAAGTGTCGGTTTTGCTCCAAAGTGTTTGGCAGCGACAGTGCTCTGCAGATCCATCTGCGCTCTCACACGGGAGAGAGGCCCTTCAAGTGTAACATCTGTGGAAACCGCTTCTCTACAAAAGGGAATCTAAAAGTCCACTTCCAGAGACACAAGGACAAATATCCTCACGTTCAAATGAACCCTTACCCTGTGCCGGAATATTTGGATAGCGTGCCAACAAGCCAGGGAGTCCCCTACGGTATGTCTTTTCCTCAGGAAAAAAATGGCTCCTTGTGGCTGGATAGCAAGCCGGTTGTAGCCACGGTAACCACTTCCATGGGTCTTCAGCTTCCCAGCTCTCTGAGCGCTGGGGGAAACTGGACGGACTCTGTGAGCGTCACACCCTCCATAAAGTCCCCTCACGCGTCTGCTTCATGCAAACATGCGTCTCTGTCACCCGCTGCCAGCCATGAggtccccatcccccctccttcaGAGTCCCCATGCTCTAAAGACGAAGGGGAATCCCATGATGCCACAAAAGCAGAGGAAGTTCACCTGCCCCAAAACTGCTCCGCCAGCCACGCTCTGAACTCTGTAAGCATGGCAACCAGCACAGCCCCATCCAAGACGGCGCCCACACCCGAGCCTAGTGCCCCTGCGTCCCCCTACACGTacgacccctcccccctctcgctGCCCACCGACCACTTCAAGGTCGGGTTCCCTTTCGGGGGTCTCCTGGTCTCCATGGAAACGTCGGAGACCTCGAAGCTGCAGAAGCTGGTGGAGAACATCGACAAGACAGACGCCAACCAGTGCGTCCTGTGCCATCGCATCCTCAGCTGCCAGAGCGCTCTGAAGATGCACTACCGTGTCCACACCGGGGAGAGGCCCTTTAGATGTAAGGTGTGCGGAAGGACTTTTACCACCAAAGGGAACCTAAAGACACACGTTGGCGCCCACAGAGCTAGCCCTCCCCTCCGGATGCAGCActcctgccccatctgccaGAAGAAGTTCACAAACGCCGTTGTGTTGCAGCAGCACATCCGCATGCACATGGCCGGCCAGATCCCCGACTCGTCACACGCAGACGGGCTTCAGGGAACCGGATCTGCTGAGCTCTCCGTCAACGAGATAAACACTGACGGCTTCAGCAGCCAAGAAACCGACTTCACGGACGGCAACTCGATGGAGgacgatgaggaagaggaggatgaaatggaggaaaacacgGAGGAGGGTGTGGATCCGTTTAAAGCACTGAGCTCTCTCGCTAGCTCGCCTCCCAAATCATCTGCTGTTGTTTCCAACATCGCCGCACTGGAAAATCAAATGAAAATCATAGACTCTACAAGTGGTCTGAAccacacctttgggatgaaggGGTTTTTGGACAGTGACTGTTTCACCACAAACTCCTCCTACACCCCAATACCATTCATAATGAGGGAAGCAGAGAATCTCAGTAAGACCGTGTCTAAATGCTCCAGGTCTGTTGCGGCCTCAGCTTCCCCAGGACAGAGCATCTCAGAGGGGAACCTCAGCTCGTCTTCAGAGGACACCTTGACAGAGTCCAGGGATGTGGCAGTCTCAGTGAAGAACGAGAACTCAGGTTCGTCCTCCCAGGACCAGACAGGGACACAACCTAACCAGCCAAGCATCAACGAGGACAGCCCTTATAGCATGATGTTCCAGAACAGAGAGCGTG CTCCCCACCAAAACATTCCCAGCTTGGTTTCAAGCACCGCTCCGAATCCTGCTGGCACCGAACTTAACGGACACGGTCGACCAGCCGTCCTAAGTGAGAGGCGTCAGCACTCATTCGGTCTCCCAGTCCTAGCAGCCAAATCCTGCGTGGGGCCCAGCGGGATGATGGCCCTgctcaccccagccccagcccagccccggaGGACACCCAAGCAGCACAACTGCAACATGTGTGGGAAGAACTTCTCCTCGGCCAGCGCCCTTCAGATCCACGAGCGAACACACACCGGGGAGAAACCGTTTGGCTGCTCTGTATGCGGCAGGGCGTTCACCACGAAAGGAAACCTAAAG GTCCACATGGGTACCCACATGTGGAATAACTCCCCCGTTAGAAGAGGGAGGCGTCTGTCTGTGGAAAATCCAATGGCGCTTCTGGGAGGAGACGCGGTTAAGTTTGGGGAGATGTTCCAGAAGGACCTAGCCGCCCGGGCCATGAACGCAGACGCGGGGTTCTGGAACCGCTACGCTGCAGCTATAACCAACAGCCTGACTCTGAAGAACAATGGGATGTCAGTCGTCCAGAACGAGGGGATTACGCAGCTACACGCCATGACAGCAGGAATGGAGAGCATGAAGGCTGGAGGCAGcccacccctctccagcctgggGAACACAGGCAGGAACATGGGGGTCAACACACACTTCTCCATGCTGGTTGATGACAGTAAAAACATCGGGATCAATTGA
- the LOC134006990 gene encoding proline-rich proteoglycan 2-like produces the protein MRRPLGLAPQPPPQQGPQRPNHLHNRGHKDPTTSTTGATKTQPPPQQGPQRPNHLHNRGHKDPTTSTTGATKTQPPPQQGPQRPNHLHNRGHKDPTTSTTGATKTQPPPQQGPQRPNHLHNRGHKDPTTSTTGATKTQPPPQQGPQRLNHLHNRGHKDPTTSTTGATKTQPPPQQGPQRPNHLHNRGHKDPTTSTTGATKTQPPPQQGPQRPNHLHNRGHKDPTPSTTGATKTQPPPQQGPQRLNHLHNRGHKDSTTSTTGATKTQPPPQQGPQRPNHLHNRGHKDPTTSTTGATKTQPPPQQGPQRPNHLVS, from the coding sequence ATGAGGAGGCCTCTTGGGCTAGCcccccaaccacctccacaacAGGGGCCACAAAGacccaaccacctccacaacAGGGGCCACAAAGacccaaccacctccacaacAGGGGCCACAAAGacccaaccacctccacaacAGGGGCCACAAAGacccaaccacctccacaacAGGGGCCACAAAGacccaaccacctccacaacAGGGGCCACAAAGACTCAACCACCTCCACAACAGGGGCCACAAAGacccaaccacctccacaacAGGGGCCACAAAGacccaaccacctccacaacAGGGGCCACAAAGacccaaccacctccacaacAGGGGCCACAAAGacccaaccacctccacaacAGGGGCCACAAAGacccaaccacctccacaacAGGGGCCACAAAGacccaaccacctccacaacAGGGGCCACAAAGACTCAACCACCTCCACAACAGGGGCCACAAAGacccaaccacctccacaacAGGGGCCACAAAGACTCAACCACCTCCACAACAGGGGCCACAAAGacccaaccacctccacaacAGGGGCCACAAAGacccaaccacctccacaacAGGGGCCACAAAGacccaaccacctccacaacAGGGGCCACAAAGacccaaccacctccacaacAGGGGCCACAAAGACCCAACCCCCTCCACAACAGGGGCCACAAAGacccaaccacctccacaacAGGGGCCACAAAGACTCAACCACCTCCACAACAGGGGCCACAAAGACTCAACCACCTCCACAACAGGGGCCACAAAGacccaaccacctccacaacAGGGGCCACAAAGacccaaccacctccacaacAGGGGCCACAAAGacccaaccacctccacaacAGGGGCCACAAAGacccaaccacctccacaacAGGGGCCACAAAGACCCAACCACCTTGTCAGTTGA
- the sall3b gene encoding sal-like protein 3b isoform X2: MSRRKQPKPQHLSSDEDPFQTGVSENALLDPLVEVEEGGGRPAAHRGGDTHICEKCCAEFFTWTELWAHQSGCEEPLVLIMKEHQGTPGPEDLHAGAPPDPSSTPSDPADLASTDEGFQGVENSYDSLDTLEEREEEENMEQDLQPQEGDKQQASSPQSPRSIQSASPGVSAAGSCGVPTTNVTLEILQSTRVAVAQFSQGIHTGRGGGKATTAAISAILEHLQALQQQQVLQLQLIEQVRSHVSDMNRQPTQTALDPVTRALPLTPNSFPSRHPSILAPSVIPSSGMMPSAINGQASVSLASVLERSHALSSHTAYGQSIFRDGARTSTSSETPVAPSSSCSDVSIILPPYTGAYSGVKCGQTLISSSPLSQGDALQGSLSSSLPLLPQSPPSTVIFPNPLARIAATANAFEPLAILMKQGRAKPPSVSLFDTKPCREEQFFKHKCRFCSKVFGSDSALQIHLRSHTGERPFKCNICGNRFSTKGNLKVHFQRHKDKYPHVQMNPYPVPEYLDSVPTSQGVPYGMSFPQEKNGSLWLDSKPVVATVTTSMGLQLPSSLSAGGNWTDSVSVTPSIKSPHASASCKHASLSPAASHEVPIPPPSESPCSKDEGESHDATKAEEVHLPQNCSASHALNSVSMATSTAPSKTAPTPEPSAPASPYTYDPSPLSLPTDHFKVGFPFGGLLVSMETSETSKLQKLVENIDKTDANQCVLCHRILSCQSALKMHYRVHTGERPFRCKVCGRTFTTKGNLKTHVGAHRASPPLRMQHSCPICQKKFTNAVVLQQHIRMHMAGQIPDSSHADGLQGTGSAELSVNEINTDGFSSQETDFTDGNSMEDDEEEEDEMEENTEEGVDPFKALSSLASSPPKSSAVVSNIAALENQMKIIDSTSGLNHTFGMKGFLDSDCFTTNSSYTPIPFIMREAENLSKTVSKCSRSVAASASPGQSISEGNLSSSSEDTLTESRDVAVSVKNENSGSSSQDQTGTQPNQPSINEDSPYSMMFQNRERAPHQNIPSLVSSTAPNPAGTELNGHGRPAVLSERRQHSFGLPVLAAKSCVGPSGMMALLTPAPAQPRRTPKQHNCNMCGKNFSSASALQIHERTHTGEKPFGCSVCGRAFTTKGNLKVHMGTHMWNNSPVRRGRRLSVENPMALLGGDAVKFGEMFQKDLAARAMNADAGFWNRYAAAITNSLTLKNNGMSVVQNEGITQLHAMTAGMESMKAGGSPPLSSLGNTGRNMGVNTHFSMLVDDSKNIGIN, encoded by the exons ATGTCCCGCCGCAAGCAACCAAAGCCACAACACCTCTCGTCTGACGAAGATCCATTCCAGACTGGAGTCTCAGAAAATG CTCTGCTGGATCctctggtggaggtggaggagggtggggggaggccgGCGGCCCACCGCGGAGGGGACACCCACATCTGTGAGAAGTGCTGCGCCGAGTTCTTCACCTGGACTGAGCTGTGGGCCCATCAGAGCGGCTGTGAGGAACCCCTGGTGCTCATCATGAAGGAACACCAGGGGACTCCAGGACCTGAGGACCTCCACGCAGGAGCCCCCCCAGaccccagctccacccccagcGACCCGGCAGATTTGGCCTCCACAGACGAGGGGTTTCAGGGAGTGGAGAACAGCTATGACAGCCTGGACAcgttggaagagagggaggaggaggagaacatggaGCAGGACCTGCAGCCCCAGGAGGGAGATAAACAGCAGGCCTCCAGCCCTCAGTCTCCACGCTCCATACAGTCAGCTTCCCCTGGCGTGTCGGCCGCAGGCAGCTGCGGTGTTCCCACCACTAACGTGACCCTGGAGATCCTCCAGAGCACCAGGGTGGCCGTGGCCCAGTTCTCCCAGGGCATCCAcacaggcagggggggagggaaagccACCACAGCTGCCATCTCTGCCATCCTGGAGCATCTCCAGGCTCTGCAGCAGCAACAGGTCCTCCAGCTGCAGCTGATTGAGCAGGTACGCAGCCATGTATCTGACATGAACAGACAGCCCACACAAACAGCACTAGACCCGGTAACCAGGGCCCTGCCCTTAACCCCCAACTCTTTCCCTTcccgtcatccctccatcctcgccCCCTCCGTCATCCCATCGTCGGGGATGATGCCCTCAGCCATCAACGGACAAGCCTCTGTTTCTCTGGCGTCTGTGCTGGAAAGGTCACATGCGCTCTCCTCGCACACCGCATACGGTCAGTCGATTTTCAGAGACGGCGCTCGAACTTCGACCTCCTCCGAGACCCCCGTAGCTCCCTCGTCCAGCTGCAGTGACGTTTCCATAATCCTGCCTCCTTACACAGGGGCCTACTCTGGTGTGAAGTGTGGCCAGACGCTGATCTCCTCCAGCCCGCTCTCCCAGGGAGACGCCCTCCAGGGCTCCTTGTCATCCAGCCTGCCACTCCTACCTCAGAGTCCTCCCAGTACCGTCATCTTCCCCAACCCCCTGGCCAGGATCGCTGCCACGGCCAACGCGTTCGAACCCCTCGCCATCCTCATGAAGCAGGGGAGGGCCAAGCCGCCCAGTGTGTCTCTGTTCGACACCAAGCCCTGTCGCGAGGAGCAGTTCTTCAAGCACAAGTGTCGGTTTTGCTCCAAAGTGTTTGGCAGCGACAGTGCTCTGCAGATCCATCTGCGCTCTCACACGGGAGAGAGGCCCTTCAAGTGTAACATCTGTGGAAACCGCTTCTCTACAAAAGGGAATCTAAAAGTCCACTTCCAGAGACACAAGGACAAATATCCTCACGTTCAAATGAACCCTTACCCTGTGCCGGAATATTTGGATAGCGTGCCAACAAGCCAGGGAGTCCCCTACGGTATGTCTTTTCCTCAGGAAAAAAATGGCTCCTTGTGGCTGGATAGCAAGCCGGTTGTAGCCACGGTAACCACTTCCATGGGTCTTCAGCTTCCCAGCTCTCTGAGCGCTGGGGGAAACTGGACGGACTCTGTGAGCGTCACACCCTCCATAAAGTCCCCTCACGCGTCTGCTTCATGCAAACATGCGTCTCTGTCACCCGCTGCCAGCCATGAggtccccatcccccctccttcaGAGTCCCCATGCTCTAAAGACGAAGGGGAATCCCATGATGCCACAAAAGCAGAGGAAGTTCACCTGCCCCAAAACTGCTCCGCCAGCCACGCTCTGAACTCTGTAAGCATGGCAACCAGCACAGCCCCATCCAAGACGGCGCCCACACCCGAGCCTAGTGCCCCTGCGTCCCCCTACACGTacgacccctcccccctctcgctGCCCACCGACCACTTCAAGGTCGGGTTCCCTTTCGGGGGTCTCCTGGTCTCCATGGAAACGTCGGAGACCTCGAAGCTGCAGAAGCTGGTGGAGAACATCGACAAGACAGACGCCAACCAGTGCGTCCTGTGCCATCGCATCCTCAGCTGCCAGAGCGCTCTGAAGATGCACTACCGTGTCCACACCGGGGAGAGGCCCTTTAGATGTAAGGTGTGCGGAAGGACTTTTACCACCAAAGGGAACCTAAAGACACACGTTGGCGCCCACAGAGCTAGCCCTCCCCTCCGGATGCAGCActcctgccccatctgccaGAAGAAGTTCACAAACGCCGTTGTGTTGCAGCAGCACATCCGCATGCACATGGCCGGCCAGATCCCCGACTCGTCACACGCAGACGGGCTTCAGGGAACCGGATCTGCTGAGCTCTCCGTCAACGAGATAAACACTGACGGCTTCAGCAGCCAAGAAACCGACTTCACGGACGGCAACTCGATGGAGgacgatgaggaagaggaggatgaaatggaggaaaacacgGAGGAGGGTGTGGATCCGTTTAAAGCACTGAGCTCTCTCGCTAGCTCGCCTCCCAAATCATCTGCTGTTGTTTCCAACATCGCCGCACTGGAAAATCAAATGAAAATCATAGACTCTACAAGTGGTCTGAAccacacctttgggatgaaggGGTTTTTGGACAGTGACTGTTTCACCACAAACTCCTCCTACACCCCAATACCATTCATAATGAGGGAAGCAGAGAATCTCAGTAAGACCGTGTCTAAATGCTCCAGGTCTGTTGCGGCCTCAGCTTCCCCAGGACAGAGCATCTCAGAGGGGAACCTCAGCTCGTCTTCAGAGGACACCTTGACAGAGTCCAGGGATGTGGCAGTCTCAGTGAAGAACGAGAACTCAGGTTCGTCCTCCCAGGACCAGACAGGGACACAACCTAACCAGCCAAGCATCAACGAGGACAGCCCTTATAGCATGATGTTCCAGAACAGAGAGCGTG CTCCCCACCAAAACATTCCCAGCTTGGTTTCAAGCACCGCTCCGAATCCTGCTGGCACCGAACTTAACGGACACGGTCGACCAGCCGTCCTAAGTGAGAGGCGTCAGCACTCATTCGGTCTCCCAGTCCTAGCAGCCAAATCCTGCGTGGGGCCCAGCGGGATGATGGCCCTgctcaccccagccccagcccagccccggaGGACACCCAAGCAGCACAACTGCAACATGTGTGGGAAGAACTTCTCCTCGGCCAGCGCCCTTCAGATCCACGAGCGAACACACACCGGGGAGAAACCGTTTGGCTGCTCTGTATGCGGCAGGGCGTTCACCACGAAAGGAAACCTAAAG GTCCACATGGGTACCCACATGTGGAATAACTCCCCCGTTAGAAGAGGGAGGCGTCTGTCTGTGGAAAATCCAATGGCGCTTCTGGGAGGAGACGCGGTTAAGTTTGGGGAGATGTTCCAGAAGGACCTAGCCGCCCGGGCCATGAACGCAGACGCGGGGTTCTGGAACCGCTACGCTGCAGCTATAACCAACAGCCTGACTCTGAAGAACAATGGGATGTCAGTCGTCCAGAACGAGGGGATTACGCAGCTACACGCCATGACAGCAGGAATGGAGAGCATGAAGGCTGGAGGCAGcccacccctctccagcctgggGAACACAGGCAGGAACATGGGGGTCAACACACACTTCTCCATGCTGGTTGATGACAGTAAAAACATCGGGATCAATTGA